Proteins encoded together in one Streptomyces umbrinus window:
- a CDS encoding sensor histidine kinase — translation MKRPLRGLRGRLLVAFVLVTAVATLTTGALTFREARIAVLQQSQDTIIKRLRAHVDGLAPGIAYPPTQSDLESVAQEVAAAEPAQNWRVLATYRDLRATSRPQDAFTELTAGMRSAVGSRRAAVFQRVTTDGRSSLVVGLPVTFSEPAERSASGVSVFLTVPQTGEQGYVDALVTAIGRAVVPALGLAVLLALLAARGVLRPVRELRRATRSIAEGHLDTRLAVNGSDELADLSHTFNETAAALEESVAELRRMEARARRFVADVSHELRTPLAAMSAVTDVLDEDAARLDPDTAMAVRLISGETVKLARLVGDLMEISRFDAGAAGLQLDDLDLAESLRRTLAARGWQDTVDTRLPGPGELRGRVDPRRLDVAVANLVGNALRHGACPVQLRLYAREMPDAADDGGWAVIEVTDSGPGIPADVLPHVFDRFYKSDTARTRSEGSGLGLSITAENVRLHGGTVRAANREEGGGAVFTVEIPLGQEEKEVRET, via the coding sequence GTGAAGCGACCGCTGCGCGGTCTGCGCGGCCGGCTGCTCGTCGCCTTCGTGCTCGTCACCGCCGTCGCCACCCTCACCACGGGCGCCCTCACCTTCCGGGAGGCCCGCATCGCCGTGCTCCAGCAGAGCCAGGACACCATCATCAAAAGGCTGCGGGCACACGTCGACGGCCTGGCGCCCGGCATCGCCTACCCGCCGACCCAGAGCGACCTGGAGTCGGTCGCCCAGGAGGTGGCCGCCGCCGAACCGGCGCAGAACTGGCGGGTCCTGGCCACCTACCGCGATCTGCGGGCCACCTCCAGACCACAGGACGCGTTCACCGAGCTGACGGCCGGCATGCGGTCGGCCGTGGGCTCCCGGCGGGCCGCCGTCTTCCAGCGGGTGACGACGGACGGCCGCTCCTCGCTCGTCGTCGGCCTGCCGGTCACCTTCAGCGAGCCCGCCGAACGCTCCGCCTCCGGGGTCTCGGTCTTCCTGACGGTGCCGCAGACCGGCGAACAGGGATACGTCGACGCCCTGGTCACCGCCATCGGACGCGCCGTCGTGCCCGCCCTCGGCCTCGCTGTCCTACTCGCCCTGCTGGCCGCCCGCGGAGTGCTGCGCCCGGTACGCGAACTGCGTCGCGCCACCCGGAGCATCGCCGAGGGCCACCTGGACACCCGGCTCGCCGTCAACGGCTCCGACGAACTCGCCGATCTGTCCCACACGTTCAACGAGACCGCCGCCGCCCTCGAGGAGTCCGTGGCCGAGCTGCGCCGCATGGAGGCCCGCGCCCGGCGTTTCGTCGCGGACGTCTCGCACGAGCTGCGCACCCCGCTGGCGGCGATGTCGGCCGTCACCGACGTCCTGGACGAGGACGCGGCCCGGCTCGACCCGGACACCGCGATGGCCGTACGCCTCATCAGCGGGGAGACCGTGAAGCTGGCCCGGCTCGTCGGCGACCTGATGGAGATCTCCCGCTTCGACGCGGGCGCGGCAGGCCTGCAACTGGACGACCTCGACCTCGCGGAGTCCCTGCGGCGCACCCTCGCCGCCCGCGGCTGGCAGGACACGGTGGACACCCGGCTCCCCGGACCCGGCGAACTGCGCGGCCGGGTCGACCCGCGCCGCCTCGACGTGGCCGTCGCCAACCTGGTCGGCAACGCGCTGCGGCACGGCGCATGCCCCGTACAACTGCGTCTGTACGCACGGGAGATGCCGGATGCCGCCGACGACGGGGGGTGGGCCGTCATCGAGGTGACGGACAGTGGGCCCGGCATTCCGGCGGACGTCCTGCCGCATGTCTTCGACCGCTTCTACAAGTCGGACACCGCCAGGACCCGGTCGGAGGGCAGCGGCCTCGGACTCTCGATCACGGCGGAGAACGTCCGGCTGCACGGCGGTACGGTCCGGGCGGCGAACCGGGAGGAGGGCGGCGGGGCCGTGTTCACGGTCGAGATCCCCCTGGGCCAGGAGGAGAAGGAGGTACGGGAGACATGA
- a CDS encoding response regulator transcription factor, which translates to MPRVLLIEDDRAVREGVRLALRRQGHDVTTAGTGEEGLALLRSFRPDVVVLDLMLPGLSGLEVCRRIRTEDQVPIVMATARGDDTDIVVGLEAGADDYVVKPVQARVLEARIRAVLRRVGGAPNAEGIPKIETHGDDGELTIDRAGLAITRRGAPVSLAPSELRLLLTLSASPGQVFSRQQLLEAVWEHSYHGDSRLVDACVKRLRTKMGEPAGQPRYIQTVRGFGYRFQSR; encoded by the coding sequence ATGCCACGCGTCCTGCTGATCGAAGACGACCGCGCCGTACGGGAGGGCGTCCGGCTCGCACTGCGCCGCCAGGGGCACGACGTCACCACCGCCGGAACCGGTGAGGAGGGGCTGGCCCTGCTGCGGTCCTTCCGGCCTGACGTCGTCGTGCTCGACCTGATGCTGCCCGGCCTCAGCGGTCTCGAGGTGTGCCGCCGGATCCGTACCGAGGACCAGGTGCCGATCGTCATGGCGACCGCCCGGGGCGACGACACGGACATCGTGGTCGGGCTGGAGGCCGGGGCGGACGACTACGTGGTCAAGCCGGTGCAGGCACGCGTACTCGAAGCGCGTATCCGCGCGGTCCTGCGCCGGGTCGGCGGCGCACCGAACGCCGAGGGCATACCGAAGATCGAGACCCACGGCGACGACGGCGAACTGACCATCGACCGGGCCGGGCTGGCCATCACCCGGCGCGGTGCGCCGGTCTCCCTCGCCCCTTCCGAACTACGGCTCCTGCTGACCCTCTCCGCCTCGCCCGGCCAGGTGTTCTCCCGGCAGCAGTTGCTGGAGGCGGTCTGGGAGCACAGCTACCACGGCGACTCCCGGCTGGTGGACGCGTGCGTCAAGCGGCTCCGCACCAAGATGGGCGAGCCCGCGGGGCAGCCGCGCTACATCCAGACCGTGCGCGGCTTCGGCTACCGGTTCCAGTCCCGGTGA